From Sphingomonas hengshuiensis, one genomic window encodes:
- a CDS encoding DUF1476 domain-containing protein yields the protein MTTFDDRERGFEAKFAHDEDIAFRIAARRNKLLGQWAAAKMALTPEETDAYAKAVVQADFEEAGDEDVIRKLMGDLLAANVEIDEATVRQALAEQTVEARRQLMESK from the coding sequence ATGACCACTTTCGACGATCGCGAACGCGGGTTCGAAGCGAAGTTCGCGCATGACGAGGACATCGCGTTCCGCATCGCCGCGCGCCGCAACAAGCTGCTCGGCCAATGGGCCGCGGCGAAGATGGCGCTGACCCCCGAAGAGACCGACGCCTATGCCAAGGCCGTGGTCCAGGCCGATTTCGAGGAAGCCGGCGACGAGGACGTCATCCGCAAGCTGATGGGCGACCTGTTGGCCGCGAACGTCGAGATCGACGAAGCGACGGTGCGCCAGGCGCTGGCCGAGCAGACCGTCGAGGCGCGCCGCCAGCTGATGGAATCGAAGTAA
- a CDS encoding BolA/IbaG family iron-sulfur metabolism protein: protein MAMAASEIEELIRAGIPDARVEITDLAGDGDHYAARVIAPMFKGMPRVRQHQAVYAALGGRMGGVLHALQLTTEAPVEE, encoded by the coding sequence ATGGCGATGGCCGCGTCCGAGATCGAAGAGCTGATCCGCGCGGGCATCCCCGATGCGCGTGTCGAGATCACCGACCTGGCCGGCGATGGCGACCACTATGCAGCGCGGGTAATCGCCCCCATGTTCAAGGGCATGCCGCGGGTGCGCCAGCACCAGGCGGTCTATGCGGCGCTCGGCGGGCGCATGGGCGGCGTGCTCCACGCGCTCCAGCTGACCACCGAAGCGCCTGTCGAGGAGTAG
- the grxD gene encoding Grx4 family monothiol glutaredoxin: MTDEVQDRIQGLVDASPVLLFMKGSPLFPQCGFSSRAIAILNHLGVEFDSVDVLQDQGVRQGIKAFSDWPTIPQLYVKGEFVGGSDIMMEMYESGELAQLLADKGVAASA; the protein is encoded by the coding sequence ATGACCGACGAAGTGCAGGATCGCATCCAGGGGCTGGTCGACGCCAGCCCGGTGTTGTTGTTCATGAAGGGCAGCCCGCTGTTCCCGCAATGCGGCTTTTCGAGCCGCGCGATCGCCATCCTCAACCATCTCGGCGTCGAGTTCGACAGCGTCGACGTGCTCCAGGACCAGGGCGTCCGCCAGGGCATCAAGGCGTTCTCCGACTGGCCGACCATCCCCCAGCTATATGTGAAGGGCGAATTCGTCGGCGGATCGGACATCATGATGGAGATGTACGAAAGCGGCGAGCTCGCGCAGTTGCTCGCCGACAAGGGCGTAGCCGCCTCGGCGTGA
- a CDS encoding trans-sulfuration enzyme family protein has product MKRRTGQDRSITRHWKPATQAVRGGTMRSEFGETSEAIFLTSGYAYDCAGDAAARFAGEQEGMTYSRLQNPTVAMLEERIALLEGAEACRTMATGMAAMTAALLCQLQQGDHVVAGRAAFGSCRWLTDTLLPKFGIETTIIDARDPQQFEDAAKANTKLFFFETPANPTMDVVDLEAVCGIARARGIRTLVDNAFATPALQRPLDFGADIVAYSATKMMDGQGRVLAGAVTGSEDFITNTLLPFTRNTGPTLSAFNAWVVLKGLETLDLRITRQSENALKVGRFLEGRVPRINFPGLPSHKQHNLAMRQMVAAGPIFSFEVDGGRTQAHALLDALELVDISNNIGDSRSLMTHPSSTTHSGVAEEKRIEMGVTEGMLRLNVGLEDPEDVIADLDQALGRAGL; this is encoded by the coding sequence ATGAAACGCCGTACCGGACAAGACCGCAGCATCACCCGCCACTGGAAGCCCGCAACGCAGGCCGTCCGCGGGGGAACGATGCGTTCGGAATTCGGCGAGACGAGCGAGGCGATCTTCCTCACCTCGGGCTATGCCTATGACTGCGCGGGCGATGCCGCGGCGCGCTTTGCCGGCGAGCAGGAGGGGATGACCTATTCCCGGCTCCAGAACCCGACGGTCGCGATGCTCGAGGAGCGAATCGCGCTGCTGGAGGGTGCCGAGGCGTGTCGGACGATGGCCACCGGCATGGCCGCGATGACCGCGGCGTTGCTGTGCCAGCTTCAGCAGGGCGACCATGTCGTCGCCGGGCGTGCCGCGTTCGGATCGTGCCGCTGGCTGACCGACACGCTGCTTCCCAAATTCGGCATCGAGACGACGATCATCGACGCGCGCGACCCGCAGCAGTTCGAGGATGCGGCGAAGGCGAACACCAAGCTGTTCTTTTTCGAGACGCCGGCCAACCCGACGATGGACGTCGTCGACCTGGAGGCCGTGTGCGGGATTGCGCGGGCGCGTGGCATCCGCACGCTGGTCGACAATGCCTTTGCGACGCCCGCGCTCCAGCGCCCGCTCGATTTCGGCGCGGACATCGTCGCCTATTCGGCGACCAAGATGATGGACGGGCAAGGCCGCGTGCTGGCGGGGGCGGTGACGGGGAGCGAGGACTTCATCACCAACACGCTGCTGCCCTTTACGCGCAACACCGGGCCGACGCTGAGCGCGTTCAACGCCTGGGTGGTGCTGAAGGGGCTGGAGACGCTGGACCTGCGCATCACCCGTCAGAGCGAGAATGCGCTCAAGGTCGGGCGCTTCCTGGAAGGGCGGGTGCCGCGGATCAACTTCCCCGGGCTGCCGAGCCACAAGCAGCACAATCTGGCGATGCGCCAGATGGTCGCGGCCGGGCCGATCTTCTCGTTCGAAGTCGATGGCGGGCGCACACAGGCGCATGCGCTGCTCGACGCGCTCGAACTGGTCGACATATCGAACAATATCGGCGATTCGCGCTCGCTGATGACGCACCCCTCGTCGACCACGCATTCGGGCGTCGCCGAGGAAAAGCGCATCGAGATGGGCGTGACCGAGGGGATGTTGCGGCTCAATGTCGGGCTCGAAGACCCCGAGGACGTCATCGCAGACCTCGATCAGGCGTTGGGGCGCGCGGGGCTGTGA
- the apaG gene encoding Co2+/Mg2+ efflux protein ApaG translates to MKALFSEDAETRGIVVRVSASYLPEQSEPQRGRWFWSYHIRIENSGPVTVQLLTRHWVITDGRGARHTVEGEGVVGEQPMIDPGGSFDYVSGCPLSTPTGHMQGSYHMIGEDGSAFDVAIPKFALVAPAVTG, encoded by the coding sequence ATGAAGGCGCTCTTCAGCGAGGACGCGGAGACCCGCGGCATCGTCGTGCGCGTCTCTGCCTCCTATCTCCCCGAACAATCCGAGCCGCAGCGGGGGCGCTGGTTCTGGTCCTATCACATCCGGATCGAGAATAGCGGGCCGGTGACCGTGCAGCTGCTGACCCGCCACTGGGTCATCACCGACGGGCGCGGTGCGCGGCACACGGTGGAAGGCGAGGGCGTCGTCGGCGAGCAGCCGATGATCGATCCGGGCGGCAGCTTCGACTATGTATCGGGTTGCCCGCTGTCGACGCCGACCGGGCATATGCAGGGCAGCTATCACATGATCGGCGAGGACGGATCGGCGTTCGACGTGGCGATCCCCAAATTCGCACTGGTCGCGCCGGCGGTCACCGGATGA
- a CDS encoding LysR family transcriptional regulator: MKRTHLPLNGLRVLDAAARHLSFTRAADELAVTPAAVGQQIRALEDTLGVVLFRRTTKGLELTPEAEAGLAALRAGFLQFEESVRAMQAGQSSKSLTIAAPRDLTAKWLMPQLAEIARADGDLRFILIPSDETIDFTEANLDLAIRWSEGPGEHEGEALESDGMVTIERPGGGIDTRIGWPGCLAEDAASQVRVSDAGLALDAAAEGLGRATVPELLARADIASGRVVVVGAPKSSRFGYWLVAPLPQWRQKKVRALVDALAA; this comes from the coding sequence ATGAAGCGGACCCACCTGCCGCTCAACGGCCTGCGCGTGCTCGATGCAGCGGCGCGGCATTTGTCGTTCACGCGCGCCGCCGACGAACTGGCGGTGACGCCCGCCGCTGTGGGGCAGCAGATCCGCGCGCTGGAGGATACGCTGGGCGTCGTGCTGTTCCGCCGCACGACCAAGGGGCTGGAGCTGACGCCCGAGGCCGAGGCGGGGCTCGCGGCGCTGCGCGCGGGGTTCCTCCAGTTCGAGGAATCGGTGCGCGCGATGCAGGCCGGGCAATCGTCCAAGTCGCTGACGATCGCGGCGCCGCGCGACCTGACCGCCAAATGGCTGATGCCGCAGCTGGCCGAAATCGCGCGCGCCGATGGCGACCTGCGCTTCATCCTGATCCCGTCGGACGAGACGATCGACTTTACCGAGGCGAATCTGGACCTTGCGATCCGCTGGAGCGAAGGTCCGGGCGAGCATGAGGGCGAGGCGCTGGAGAGCGACGGCATGGTGACGATCGAGCGTCCGGGCGGCGGCATCGACACGCGGATCGGCTGGCCCGGCTGCCTCGCCGAGGATGCCGCGTCGCAGGTGCGGGTATCGGACGCCGGACTCGCGCTGGACGCCGCAGCCGAGGGGCTGGGCCGCGCGACGGTGCCCGAATTGCTGGCGCGCGCCGACATCGCTTCGGGCCGCGTCGTCGTGGTCGGCGCGCCCAAATCGTCGCGCTTCGGCTATTGGCTGGTCGCACCGCTGCCGCAATGGCGGCAGAAAAAGGTCCGTGCATTGGTAGACGCGCTGGCCGCCTGA
- a CDS encoding GNAT family N-acetyltransferase: MLESPRLLLRPRTPDDAEALHPSFADHDLMTWWSSGPHESLAETRSDFARSGGDWRVWAITVKGDDTAIGFVAAGEKRQGNVSEIGYMLARTHWGTGIAIEAVARVIEQIFAEGQRRVFADTDPENVHSRRLLERLGFRLEGVLRQEWETHIGVRDTTLYGMLRDEWQWPRPI, from the coding sequence ATGCTGGAAAGCCCCCGCCTTTTGCTCCGCCCGCGGACGCCCGACGACGCCGAGGCGCTGCACCCCAGCTTCGCCGACCATGACCTGATGACCTGGTGGTCGAGCGGGCCGCATGAATCGCTGGCGGAGACGCGGTCCGATTTCGCGCGCAGCGGCGGCGACTGGCGGGTGTGGGCGATCACGGTCAAGGGCGACGATACTGCGATCGGGTTCGTCGCGGCGGGCGAGAAGCGCCAGGGCAATGTGTCCGAGATCGGCTATATGCTCGCGCGGACGCATTGGGGCACCGGGATCGCGATCGAGGCGGTGGCGCGGGTGATCGAGCAAATCTTCGCCGAGGGCCAGCGCCGCGTGTTCGCCGATACCGATCCGGAAAATGTCCATTCGCGTAGGCTGCTCGAACGGCTGGGGTTCCGGCTGGAGGGCGTGCTGCGGCAGGAGTGGGAGACGCATATCGGGGTGCGCGACACGACGCTGTACGGGATGCTGCGCGACGAATGGCAATGGCCGCGCCCGATCTGA
- a CDS encoding serine hydrolase codes for MRRLLLCVPALLLAAPAAAQTPPAAPPAVSPAPVTAAPEFRARVDALADILSGKGDYDAYFSDEFRAQIPKAKFDEVNAQLTSANGPFSDLQRLDAKTPWSGVITVEYRDALVDMAIAADPAGEHKVIGLRVLGATAREASLDAVGATLRGLRGSSGYVLAKLGGPAPQVLMQHNADTPFAIGSEFKLVILAELIRATNAGERKWDDIVTLDGKELPGGGYHGKPAGTQVSLRELATQMISISDNSATDILLKTLGRAKVEAMMPVIGIKDPARNRPFMGTAEVFKLKGIADLRRRYLAQGEAGRRAMLDGEVATTPLSAIDHALFRSKQPLSPDTLEWFESPNDLVRVMDWIRRNTEGPKGADARAILSKNPGVPALVASKWQFVGYKGGSEPGVMAMTLLLQGKNGDWYVWSASWNDPTQPVENGRFAGLVGKAAELAAP; via the coding sequence ATGCGTCGCCTGCTGCTCTGCGTTCCCGCCCTGCTCCTCGCGGCGCCCGCCGCCGCACAGACTCCGCCCGCCGCGCCGCCCGCGGTCTCCCCGGCCCCGGTCACCGCCGCGCCCGAGTTTCGCGCCCGCGTCGATGCGCTCGCCGACATATTGTCGGGAAAGGGCGACTATGACGCATATTTCTCTGACGAATTTCGCGCCCAGATTCCCAAGGCAAAGTTCGACGAAGTCAACGCCCAACTGACCTCGGCGAACGGCCCGTTCTCCGACCTCCAGCGTCTCGACGCCAAGACGCCCTGGTCGGGCGTGATCACCGTCGAATATCGCGACGCGCTGGTCGATATGGCGATCGCCGCCGATCCTGCGGGCGAGCACAAGGTCATCGGGCTGCGCGTCCTCGGCGCCACGGCGCGCGAAGCGTCGCTCGATGCCGTCGGCGCGACGCTCCGCGGGCTGCGGGGCAGCTCGGGCTATGTCCTTGCCAAGCTGGGCGGTCCGGCGCCGCAGGTGTTGATGCAGCACAATGCCGACACGCCGTTCGCGATCGGGTCGGAGTTCAAGCTGGTGATCCTCGCCGAGCTGATCCGCGCGACCAATGCCGGCGAGCGCAAATGGGACGACATCGTCACGCTGGACGGCAAGGAACTCCCCGGCGGCGGCTATCATGGCAAGCCCGCCGGCACGCAGGTCTCGCTGCGCGAACTCGCCACGCAGATGATTTCGATCAGCGACAACAGCGCCACCGACATCCTGCTCAAGACGCTGGGCCGTGCGAAGGTCGAAGCGATGATGCCGGTGATCGGGATCAAGGACCCGGCGCGCAACCGTCCCTTCATGGGCACCGCCGAAGTCTTCAAGCTCAAGGGCATTGCCGATCTGCGCCGCCGCTATCTCGCACAGGGCGAGGCGGGCCGCCGCGCGATGCTGGACGGCGAGGTCGCGACGACCCCGCTGAGTGCGATCGACCATGCGTTGTTCCGATCGAAGCAGCCTTTGTCGCCGGACACGCTCGAATGGTTCGAATCGCCCAACGACCTTGTCCGCGTGATGGACTGGATTCGCCGCAACACCGAAGGCCCCAAGGGCGCCGACGCCCGCGCAATCCTGTCGAAAAACCCGGGCGTGCCCGCGCTGGTCGCGTCGAAATGGCAGTTCGTGGGCTATAAGGGCGGTTCGGAACCCGGCGTCATGGCGATGACGCTGCTGCTCCAGGGCAAGAATGGCGACTGGTATGTCTGGTCGGCGAGCTGGAACGATCCGACCCAGCCGGTGGAAAATGGCCGCTTCGCCGGGCTGGTGGGCAAGGCGGCGGAACTGGCCGCTCCCTGA